Below is a window of Roseivirga misakiensis DNA.
ACATTACTAAAATAGACTCGGTACAAGTAGATGCCCGTACGGTGAACGATGTTAAAATCTCTGAAGACGGTACGATCTGTGTGATCAGCCGTGAAGGAGCTTCTGACCGAAAAAATGGTCTTGTGATCATCGACGTGAAGAACCCTAGAGAGGCGGAGATCATTTCTAGATTTGATGAAAACATGACTGGTGGTGTTCACAACGTATTCATAGCCGATAACCACATTTACGCGCTAAGCGGTGGACAGAAATACTACATCATCAATATTGACGATCCAAAAAACCCTTATGCAGTATCTAAATTCGAACTAGATACACCAGGTCACTCGATTCACGATGTATGGGTAGAAGATGGAATTGCCTATTCTTCTAACTGGTCTGACGGAATACAGCTTGTAGACGTTGGAAATGGAATTGCTGGCGGTTCGGTGAAGAACCCTACACAATTTGCGAGCTACGCTTACCCAAATAATGCGAATCACGCATCCTTCCCTTATCGCAGTAAGTCAACTGGTAAATTCTACGTGATCGGTGGTGATGAAATATTCCCTTACGGACTAAATACACAACCAGGTGGAGTAAACAGAGCAGCAGGTTATTTACACGTAGTAGATTTCACAGATTTAGACAATCCTGAAGAAATCGCACGTTTTGAAGTACCAAATGCGGGTTCTCACAACTACTGGATCGAAGATGATATTCTTTATGTAGCATTCTACAACGAAGGCGTTCGTGTAGTAGACCTTAGCGGAGAATTAATGGGTGACTTAAGAGCACAAGGAAGAGAGATTGCTTGGATTGTACCAAACGATCCGAACGGCTATTCTGCTAACTCACCATTTACATGGGGTGCTCAGCTTTACAAAGGCCATATCTTCTACGCTGACTTTAACAGTGGCTTGTGGTCTGCTAAGTTGGAACCAGAAAAGCCAAAAGAGACTCAGATTCAAAGCAAGTAATTACAACAGACGCTTTAAAGCTGTAAAATGAAAAACATCGAAAAGAAAATGGCAAAAGTCAGCTACTTAATTGTCGCTTGCGCAGCTATCATCATGTTGAGCCCTTCCTTAGCGAAAGCACAGAAGAAAATCGTGGTTTCTAATTCCGATTTAACGCTGTCTGTTGGAGAAGAGCTTAAACTTGATGTCTATGTGACAGATGACGGCAAAAAAACCGATGACCGAATCCGCATCTTTTCGAGAGATAAAAAGAAGGTATTTGTCGACTCTTCAGGCGTCGCACGTGCCTTCTTACCTGGCAAAGTAAACCTGCTAGCTTTTGCTGCAGGTGTACGCCACTCATTTGATATTACGGTAGAATATCCGAAAATATCTGAGATTAAACTTTCGGACATTCCCGAGCAAATTTATCGCGGCACACCAGTTCAATTCAACTATGCCGTCATTGATGATGCAGGACTAACAAGAACAGATGTTCAGGTAGATTTAAGCTCGAGTGATGAAAAAATAGCCACCGTAGATGCCTTTGGCTATATACATAGTAGGCAAACGGGTAAAGTTAATATTACGGCCAAAGTTGATAATATTGAAAATACAGTTAGTCTCAATATCGTTGAAAACCCAGTCCAATACATTGAACTGGAAGTAGATAACGGCGCTGGAAGAACTGGAGACGTTTTTCACTTCAGTGCTAAAGCAATTGATAAAGATGGCCAAGCCATAAACGATTTTCCAATGCGCTATTCTTTTGATGGCATTGCGGATGATGTTTCCACGACGGCATCTGGTCTAATAAGACAAGACGGTAGTTTTGTGGCTGACAAAGCCGGTGTGTACACGGTGACAGTTTCTGCGGGTGTAGCCTCGGCTCAAAAAACCTTACGAATTACACCAAGAAATGTCCAACGAAAGATAAAAACAGTCGGACAAGGAACTGTAAGTGAAAAGTTTACCTCAGACTTATGGGTTTGGGAAGGCCAAGATGGAAGAGACTATGCCGTAACTGGGACTTGGAGTGCTGATGGCACCGCTTACTTCTGGGACGTGACGGACCCTTCCAATATCATTCGAATTGATAGTGTTCAAGTAGATGCTCGGACGGTAAACGATGTAAAGGTTTCTGAAGATGGAAACGTTACAGTCATTAGTCGAGAGGGAGCTTCGAACCGAAAAAATGGTCTCGTAATCCTTGATACGTCTAATCCTCGGGACGTTAAGATTCATGCCACTTACAATCAGAATCTTACAGGAGGAGTTCACAATGTTTTTATTGACAAAGGCTATGTCTATGCCCTCAGTGCAGGACAGAAGTATTATGTCATAGACATTAAGGACCCTAAAAACCCAAAAGCGGTTAGTAAATTTGAATTAGATACCCCTGGACACTCTATTCATGATGTTTGGGTAAAAGATGGTATTGCATACTCATCTAACTGGTCAGATGGTATTCAACTAGTAGATGTGGGTAATGGCATTGCGGGTGGCTCTCCGAAAAACCCAGTCCAATTCGCGAGTTACACCTACCCTAGCGGAGACAACCATGCAGCATTTCCTTTTAAGAGTAAATCGACCGGTAAGTTTTATGTAATTGGAGGTGACGAGGTATTCCCTTATGGTGAAAATGGCTCTTATCTGGCAGGTGGTTACCTCCACATGATAGATTTTACAGATTTAGATAATCCTCAAGAAGTTGCTCGTTTTGAAGTGCCCTTTGCAGGTTCCCACAATTTCTGGGTAGATGAGGAATCTGAAACACTTTATGCCACCTTCTACAATGGCGGCGTAAGAGTAATAGACATTAGTGGAGAATTAATGGGCGATCTCTTAGCACAAGGCCGTCAAATTACTTTTTTCATGCCTGGCGATCCAGATGGATTTATTCCAAATATGCCGCAAACATGGGGAGCGCAACTGCATAAAGGACACCTCTTTTATTCGGATATGCACAGCGGGTTGTGGGTATCGAAAGTTGAGCCGCCAAAAGATGAAAACATTAAATTAGAAAGTAAATAATAAATGGATGGGTAATGAAGAGGAATAGATCTATATCCAGTTCAGTAACTCATTACACAATAAATAAGCATATGAAAAAGATTGCTCTAACTGCCTTAATCGCCCTCATGGCCACCGCTATGCATGCGCAAGACTATTATGTCTATGTAACTGCGGAGTCAGAAGACGAAGTATCAATCGTGAAATTCGATGGTAAAAAGGCTGAAACCATTAAGAATATCCCAGTAGGTGTTTGGCCCCAAGAAATTGAAGGTCCTCATGGTATCACTGTAGATCCAAAAGGTGAATATTGGTACTTGAGCTTAGCCCATGGCAACCCTTATGGCAAACTATACAAGTACAAAACTGGTACTGACGAATTGGTGGGTTCGGTGGAACTTGGCCTCTTCCCTGCTTCTATGCAAATTTCACCCGTTACAGGGTTATTGTATTGCGTGAACTTTAACCTTCACGGCGATATGGTACCGAGTACAGTTTCTGTAGTGGATGTGGAAAGCATGACGGAACTAGATCAGATTACAACAGGTGCAATGCCACATGGTAGTCGAATTTCCGCTGATGGCATGAAGCATTACTCTGTAGCCATGATGTCCGGTGAACTATTCGAAATTGATGCATTCAATCTGAACGTAGCTAGAAAGCTAGACCTAGATGAAGCCTCAAAAAGCTTGGTTGATCATTCTAAAATGGACCATAGCAAGATGGATCACAGTAAGATGGATCATTCTAAAATGGACATGAAAAAGGATGAGAAAATGGACAATATGGACCATTCAAAAATGGATCATAGTAAAATGGACCACAGCAAAATGGATATGGGCGATATGAAGCACTCTGCTTTTAAGCCTACCTGGGTAAGTCCTCATCCGCAAAAGAACTTAGTTTATGTGGCTGGAAATGGTAGTGCAGAAATTCTGGAAATTGATACAGATACTTGGAAAGCCACCCGTAAGTTTATCACCGACAAAGGGCCTTACAATATAGATTTAACGCCTGACGGTAAAATGATGGTCGTTTCATACAAAACTGCTGCCAAGACTGGAATTTGGGATTTAGAAACTGGTAAAGAAGTCGCTAGGCTTGACAATAGCCAGAAAGTCACCCATGGCGTAGCTATTTCTTCTGATAGCCGATATGCATTTGTATCTGTGGAAGGTAAAAATGCCGACCCAGGTATGGTAGATATCATTGACCTTAAGACACTTAAAGTGGTAGACACTGCCTATCTAGGAAAGCAAGCCGGAGGTATCGCTTTTTGGAAGGTTGAGGATTAAGAAAAGTTTCTAAAAATTTCTCAGAAAAGGTTTTCAAATAAAGAGCCAAATACTACTTTTGTACTCCCAATTACAGGATGGTCTATGGTGTAACTGGCAACACGTCTGGTTTTGGTCCAGAAGAGTCTAGGTTCGAGCCCTAGTAGACCAACTAAAATTAAAGCTTCACAGAAATGTGAGGCTTTTTTTATATCCAATTCGTCATCCTGAGCGCCAGCGAAGGAGCTCTATCTTTTGAACGCCAGCCGACTAGTGATAGGCCTGCAATATTTAATTATCTACTACCTAAATGGAAGAAATTGAAGTAGATTGTGTATCGATTAAAACCATTTACATGAAAAAGATTCTGACCGCCTTCCTCCTTCTCTCTAGCTTTTCGGCATTCGCCCAAGAATTTACCAGACAAGATTCTTTAAGAGGAAGTATCACCCCAGAACGTGCGTGGTGGGACCTCACACATTACCATCTAAAAATCGAAGTAATCCCGGAAGAAAAACGCATTACAGGCAGTAATACCATCACATACAAGGTTTTAGAACCTAAAAAGACGCTTCAAGTAGATTTACAGCCGCCGCTTAAAATCACAAAGGTGACTCAAAATGGCACAGCGCTAGATTTCACTTCTGAAGGAAATGCGCACTTTGTTTATCTAAAACAAGCACAAAAAGTGGGTGAAACAGGTGCCATTACGGTGCATTATGAAGGAAAACCAAAGGAAGCCGTCCGTGCCCCTTGGGATGGTGGTTTTAGCTGGAAAAAGGATAGCAATGGAATAGATTTTATTGCTACCTCTTGCCAAGGTCTCGGTGCAAGTGTATGGTGGCCAAACAAAGACCACATGTATGACGAAGTAGAAGGAATGCGGATTAGTGTTGAAGTACCAGAACATTTAGCTGACGTTTCTAATGGTCGCTTGATCGGTACGGATCATAACAAAAAGAAGAAAACGAAGACTTATCACTGGGAAGTCACTAACCCGATCAACAATTACGGCGTCAACCTAAATATTGGTGATTATGTACATTGGAAAGAAGTCTATAAAGGAGAAAAAGGCGATCTAGATATCACCTACTGGGCATTAAAACCTGATGAGGAAAAGGCGCGAGAGACGTACAAAGAAGTACCGCGCATGTTAGAAGCATTTGAGCACTGGTTTGGGCCCTATCCTTTTTACGAGGATGGCTATCAACTGGTGCAAGCCCCATATTTAGGGATGGAACACCAAAGTTCGGTTACCTATGGCAACGGCTTTCAAAACGGCTATTTAGGAAGAGATTTAAGCGCCACAGGATGGGGTTTGAAATTCGACTTTATAATAGTGCACGAATCAGGTCATGAGTGGTTTGCAAACAATGTGACGCATAAAGATCATGCTGATATGTGGATTCACGAAAGCTTCACCAATTATTCGGAAAGCCTATTCCTTGATTACCATTTCGGAAAAGCGGCGGGTCAAGAATATGTGCGCGGTACCAGAACTTCCATAGGCAATCAAAAACCAATGATCGGCCCTTATGGAGTGAACTATAGTGGTTATCCAGGCGATGTTTACTATAAAGGTGGCAACATGCTCAATACCCTGAGAACGATTGTGAACGACGACGACAAATGGCGTGGCGTACTACGATCGATTGGGGAAGAGTTTTACCATAAAACCGTAACATCCGACCAGCTTGAAAAGTACATGGCGCAGTACTTGAACCTTAAACTCGATGGCTTTTTCGACCAATACTTAAGAGATAGAAGACTTCCTACGCTGGAATACTTTTTTAAGGATGGTACGCTCAATTTTCGCTGGATGAATACCATCAGATCTTTTGATATGCCGGTCGATGTGAAAATGAATGGTGAAACGGTAAGAATTAACCCGAAAGCCAACTGGACTAGGGTTGCGACTACTGCGACAGCCCTATCCATAGACCAGAACTATTACATAGGTGTATTGAAAAGCAGATAGCAGATAATGACTGTGGAAAAATGGCTAGTCAGCTTGATCATGCCGATCAAGAACCTCGGGCGATATGTTAAAGAGACTATCGAGTCTGCCTCATCACAAACTTACCAGAACTGGGAACTGATTATCATCAACGATCAATCAACTGATGACACTGCACAAATAGTTCGAGAACTCGCACAACAAGAAAAACGGGTAAAACTGGTCGAAAACGATGGTAATGGCATTATTCCAGCTTTGCAAAAAGGGTTAGGGTTAGCGCAGGGTTCATTCATATCCCGCATTGATGGCGATGATATTATGCCCAAAGATCGGCTTGAACTCATGGTCAATCTAATATTGGGTTCGGAAACTAAAACGGTTGTCACAGGTAAAGTAAAGTACTTCAGTGACTCCCCTATTTCTGATGGTTACATTCAATATGAGGATTGGTTAAACGAAAGAGTAATTCAGGCCGACCATTGGTCGTGGATTTACAGGGAATGTGTAATCGCTTCGCCCAACTGGATGGTCCGAAAGGCCGATTTAGAGGCAATTGGAGGATTTACAAATCTGAATTATCCAGAAGACTTTGATTTAGTCTTAAGATGGTATCAACAGGGATTTACGGTTAAATCCATTCCAAAAACAACATTACATTGGAGAGAACACCCAGCAAGAACATCTAGAAACTCCGCACGCTATCAACAGGAATCCTTTTTTAGGCTGAAAATTGAACATTTCGTAAAGTATCAAAAAGGTGACAAGAAAATAATTGTTTGGGGAACCGTTAAGAAAGGAAAACTGACCAAGCGAATTTTAGACGAATCACGTACACCTTTCATCTGGATGGATTTGAATATACCTGAGAAAAACCACCAAGTGTTGAATCAACAAGTCTTTCATTATACCGCTATCGAAAATCAGTCGAATTTCACGCTACTAATAACAGTCTTCCCTGCCGCACACCAAAGAATAGCATTAGAGCGTTATCTCGGGAGTTTGAACTTGCTACACGGTTCGGACTACCACTTTCTGTAAATCTTTATCGAATCCTTTGGAAAGCGTAAGCAACCAATTGCCTTGGGATTACATCTTAGTGTTGATTTCGGTTAATTCTTATACCTCAACGAACACACTATATGAAAAAGCTATCCTTATTAACACTCATTATTCTTTTATGTGGGTGTAATGAAAATGTTACATTCGATGAGGCACAACCAAGTCATTTAGAGGCGCTCAAGGCTATTCCACAGGCTTATCATGGGAGTTACTTTGATGAATCTGACAGCTCCTTTCTGTATGTTGATGAACTTACTATTGCCGAAAAATTTACGGCCGAGTTAGATTACCCATTAGTAGAGTTTCTAGACGAAATTCAAGAGGATGAGGACCTTGGTTATGTAAAAATAGTCGCTCAAACAAAGGAGCAGCTTTCAATACAAATTGGCGAAACCCAAGTACAATCCTTCGACATAAGAAACGATTCAATCTTTGGCAAAGTGGAAATTATGGACACCCTGTTTTGCATAAAGCATCAAGATGTAGTGAAAGCTTACAAGGACGACCATTACTTCAATATTCTTAATAAGAATGGAGATTTCGCTTTGAGAAAAGTGAACCTAGAAAGCGGAAATTTAGTCATCTCAAAAATTCAAAAAGTCTTGGATGTAAAGCAGTTAATGGCCCTTGAAAACACTACTGGCCATACGGGTAAAGGGCTAAAGCCTACCAAAAGACAGTTTAAAAAAATTGCGAAAAGCAGTTTCACGGAAAATAAGAGATTACGAAAAGTAGAGTAGCTAAACAATCGACTCAAATAGTGCAACAGCCCGTTGTGGAAAGTATTAATCCATGACGGGTTATTTATTTAAAATCACTACATTTGCAGCTCAAATTTTAGCACCGTGAAGAACAAGGCTCAAATAAACAAACTATTTGCAGGAAACGGCTCTCCAGAACTAGGCAAGAGAATTGGCGAATTCTTTGGTCAAGGTTTAGGTGCTATAGAATTGCAAAAATTTAGTGACGGCGAAATGGCGCCCTATTTCAACGAATCAATTCGTGGGGCTAATGTATTTTTAATTCAATCAACCATGGCACCTAGCGATAACTTGCTGGAGCTTTGTCTGATGATTGACGCCGCCAAAAGAGCCAGTGCTTACAAAGCCATTGCCGTTATACCATATTTTGGTTATGCAAGGCAGGATAGAAAGGACAAACCAAGAATAGCCATCGGCGCAAAAATGGTTGCGAACATCCTTACTGCTGCTGGTGCTGATAGAATTATGACGTGCGATCTTCATGCAGGTCAAATACAAGGTTTCTTCGACATACCAGTGGATCACTTGAATGGATCTGCAATTTTTGTCCCTTATTTAAGAAGCCTGAACTTAGAAGATTTACTGTTTGCATCGCCAGATGTGGGTGGTGTTAAAAGAACAAGGTCTTTTGCACAGCATTTCAGTTCTGAAATGGTTGTGATAGACAAACAACGAAAAAAGGCAAACGAAATAGCCGAAATGACCATTATTGGTAATGTTGAAGGCAGAAATGTAGTCCTCGTCGACGACTTGGTCGATACGGGTGGAACACTGTGCAAGGCGGCAAAAATCATTATGGAAAATGGTGCTAAATCTGTAAGAGCGGTGTGTACTCACCCCGTACTTTCAGGCAATGCCTATGATAATATTAACAATTCCGTTTTAGAAGAGCTTGTGGTGACGGATACTATCCCACTTACCCAAGAATCGAGCAAAATCAGAGTATTGACCGTGGCCGAACTTTTTGCAAAAGCCATTAACAATGTGACGACTGACGGATCAATAAGTCAATTATTTATTTAACATATATATTATGAGAGAAGTAGAGATTATAGGGTTTAAAAGAGCAAATCTCGGAAAGGCTGAATCAAACAGATTAAGAGCCGAAGGAAACGTACCAGGTGTACTTTATGGTGGAGACGAGTTAGTGCAGTTTTATGCGCAAGCTATCCAGTTCAGACCAGCATTATACACACCAGATGCATGTTTTATCAAAATCAATATTGAAGGAAAAGAGTACAGAGCAATCGTTCAGGAGTCGCAATGGCATCCTGTAAGTGAAATGCTTTTACACGTTGACTTACTAGAATTAACTGCTGGTAAGAAGGTAAAAATGGATATCCCAGTAAAAACAACTGGAAATGCTCCAGGTGTTGCTAACGGTGGTACTTTAATCCTAAAAAATCCAAAACTTAAAGTTTTGGCATTACCTAAGTACATGCCTGAAAAACTAGAAATAGACATTTCAGAATTGAAAATGGGTAAGTCAATCAAAGTTGGTTCTATTGAAACAGATAACTTTGAAATCCTGACAAGTCCGATCGTAACGGTAGTAACAGTAGCTATTCCACGTGCCCTTAGAGGTAAGAGTGAAGAAGAGCTTGAAGCTGAAGAGGCAGAAGCAGCGGCAGCTGAAGCTGGAGACGCACCTGCAGAATAGCAATAAAAACGTATTTATATTGAAAATCCTGCTCAGCAATGAGTGGGATTTTTTTATTTTCGAGCATGAAGTATTTAATCGTCGGTTTGGGCAATATTGGACCTGAATATGAACTCACGCGTCATAATATTGGTTTTCTGACACTCGATCGACTAGCCGACCAAAAGGACTGCAAATTTGAAATCGATCGGTTAGCAGCACATGCCGATTTTAAGTTCAAAGGCCGAGCTATTCATCTGATCAAACCCACTACCTATATGAATCTTAGTGGTAAGGCCATGAAGTATTGGATGCAGGAACTGAAAATCCCAAAAGAAAACGTTTTAGTGGTTGTCGATGACATAGCTATACCTTTCGGCAAGCTTCGAATGCGCCCAAAAGGATCAAGTGCAGGACATAATGGTCTTAAAAACATCGAGGAACTCACAGGAGGTCAGAATTATGCGCGATTAAAGTTCGGTGTAGGCGATGATTTCCCAAAGGGCAGACAAGTGGACTATGTATTGAGTAATTTCACGAAAACCGAGTTTGAAGAGCTTCCCTTTAGTATGGACAAAGCCATAGATATGATTCTGGGCTTCTGTTCCATAGGCATTAGCAGAACTATGACACAGTATAACGATTAGCCATGCATCAAATTAATCTAGGAATCCAAGTAGTACCGATAGCAGCCGCAGATCAAGGCTACCCAATTATTGACGAATGTATTGCGCTCATTCAAAAATCTGGAATTTCTTACACCGTCACACCGTTCGAAACAGTATTGGAAGGTAATTACAAAGAGATCATGTCTTTGGTCCACGATATTTACGAAAGGGCAAACACGCTAAGTCCTGAAACGGTTATAAACATACGTATTCATTCAAAGCAGAATAAGGACGTAGTTGCAAAGGACAAAACAGATAAATTCTAATCGTTTTCACGGAGAATTTTAATACATAATTTTCTTATGCATAAGAAAATTATGTATACTTGCGTATGTCTTCAAGTAAACTCTTAAAAGGGAGCCTTGCTACTATAGTTTTAAAGCTTTTAGAAGAGCAAGAGAAAATGTATGGTTATGAAATCACCCAGAGAGTAAAACTCATTACTGCTGGAGAATTCAAAATTACTGAAGGAGCCCTCTACCCTACACTTCACAAGTTAGAAGCTGATGGTTTATTGACCACAGAAACAAAAAGAGTAGATGGTCGTGTGAGAAAGTATTACATGCTCACGAAAGAAGGAAATGAAGCTGCGGTTTCAAAAGTGGCTGAACTTGAAGAGTTTATTGTTAGTCTTCAAAAATTGTTGAATCCTAAACTTGGACTTGGATGATTTCGGAAAACGAACACAACGAGATAAATGGTTTCTTGAGAAACGTGGGTGCCGAACACATTGAAGTATATCAAGAGTTGTATGATCATGTAGCCACCTCTTTTGAACAACGAGCCATTACTACTCAAGATATAAAAACGCACATTCGTGAAGTAGTACAACCAAACCTTGGTGGTACACTGGGCATCAAAAAGATCATAACAGCAAGAACCAAAGCTTTTAACAAAGAAGTTTACGGACGAGCTTGGGATATTTTCAAAGACTATTTTATAGGCTGGCCAAGTGTTCTAATATCTATACTCACAGTAGCTATTGTTTTAGTCGGTAGAGAATACTGGGGTATTGGTACGATTACTAAAGCAGCTCTAGTTTTTGGCGTAATGGCTCCTCCTCTATTGACCGTAGCGGGTATGCTACTTCATTATTTGGATGGGAGAAGAAAGAAGCTCAAGGTTACCTCTAGTCTTAGAAACCAAGT
It encodes the following:
- a CDS encoding YncE family protein, with protein sequence MKKIALTALIALMATAMHAQDYYVYVTAESEDEVSIVKFDGKKAETIKNIPVGVWPQEIEGPHGITVDPKGEYWYLSLAHGNPYGKLYKYKTGTDELVGSVELGLFPASMQISPVTGLLYCVNFNLHGDMVPSTVSVVDVESMTELDQITTGAMPHGSRISADGMKHYSVAMMSGELFEIDAFNLNVARKLDLDEASKSLVDHSKMDHSKMDHSKMDHSKMDMKKDEKMDNMDHSKMDHSKMDHSKMDMGDMKHSAFKPTWVSPHPQKNLVYVAGNGSAEILEIDTDTWKATRKFITDKGPYNIDLTPDGKMMVVSYKTAAKTGIWDLETGKEVARLDNSQKVTHGVAISSDSRYAFVSVEGKNADPGMVDIIDLKTLKVVDTAYLGKQAGGIAFWKVED
- a CDS encoding ribose-phosphate pyrophosphokinase; amino-acid sequence: MKNKAQINKLFAGNGSPELGKRIGEFFGQGLGAIELQKFSDGEMAPYFNESIRGANVFLIQSTMAPSDNLLELCLMIDAAKRASAYKAIAVIPYFGYARQDRKDKPRIAIGAKMVANILTAAGADRIMTCDLHAGQIQGFFDIPVDHLNGSAIFVPYLRSLNLEDLLFASPDVGGVKRTRSFAQHFSSEMVVIDKQRKKANEIAEMTIIGNVEGRNVVLVDDLVDTGGTLCKAAKIIMENGAKSVRAVCTHPVLSGNAYDNINNSVLEELVVTDTIPLTQESSKIRVLTVAELFAKAINNVTTDGSISQLFI
- a CDS encoding LVIVD repeat-containing protein — its product is MKNIEKKMAKVSYLIVACAAIIMLSPSLAKAQKKIVVSNSDLTLSVGEELKLDVYVTDDGKKTDDRIRIFSRDKKKVFVDSSGVARAFLPGKVNLLAFAAGVRHSFDITVEYPKISEIKLSDIPEQIYRGTPVQFNYAVIDDAGLTRTDVQVDLSSSDEKIATVDAFGYIHSRQTGKVNITAKVDNIENTVSLNIVENPVQYIELEVDNGAGRTGDVFHFSAKAIDKDGQAINDFPMRYSFDGIADDVSTTASGLIRQDGSFVADKAGVYTVTVSAGVASAQKTLRITPRNVQRKIKTVGQGTVSEKFTSDLWVWEGQDGRDYAVTGTWSADGTAYFWDVTDPSNIIRIDSVQVDARTVNDVKVSEDGNVTVISREGASNRKNGLVILDTSNPRDVKIHATYNQNLTGGVHNVFIDKGYVYALSAGQKYYVIDIKDPKNPKAVSKFELDTPGHSIHDVWVKDGIAYSSNWSDGIQLVDVGNGIAGGSPKNPVQFASYTYPSGDNHAAFPFKSKSTGKFYVIGGDEVFPYGENGSYLAGGYLHMIDFTDLDNPQEVARFEVPFAGSHNFWVDEESETLYATFYNGGVRVIDISGELMGDLLAQGRQITFFMPGDPDGFIPNMPQTWGAQLHKGHLFYSDMHSGLWVSKVEPPKDENIKLESK
- a CDS encoding PadR family transcriptional regulator produces the protein MSSSKLLKGSLATIVLKLLEEQEKMYGYEITQRVKLITAGEFKITEGALYPTLHKLEADGLLTTETKRVDGRVRKYYMLTKEGNEAAVSKVAELEEFIVSLQKLLNPKLGLG
- a CDS encoding glycosyltransferase family 2 protein; the encoded protein is MTVEKWLVSLIMPIKNLGRYVKETIESASSQTYQNWELIIINDQSTDDTAQIVRELAQQEKRVKLVENDGNGIIPALQKGLGLAQGSFISRIDGDDIMPKDRLELMVNLILGSETKTVVTGKVKYFSDSPISDGYIQYEDWLNERVIQADHWSWIYRECVIASPNWMVRKADLEAIGGFTNLNYPEDFDLVLRWYQQGFTVKSIPKTTLHWREHPARTSRNSARYQQESFFRLKIEHFVKYQKGDKKIIVWGTVKKGKLTKRILDESRTPFIWMDLNIPEKNHQVLNQQVFHYTAIENQSNFTLLITVFPAAHQRIALERYLGSLNLLHGSDYHFL
- the pth gene encoding aminoacyl-tRNA hydrolase translates to MKYLIVGLGNIGPEYELTRHNIGFLTLDRLADQKDCKFEIDRLAAHADFKFKGRAIHLIKPTTYMNLSGKAMKYWMQELKIPKENVLVVVDDIAIPFGKLRMRPKGSSAGHNGLKNIEELTGGQNYARLKFGVGDDFPKGRQVDYVLSNFTKTEFEELPFSMDKAIDMILGFCSIGISRTMTQYND
- a CDS encoding 50S ribosomal protein L25/general stress protein Ctc; protein product: MREVEIIGFKRANLGKAESNRLRAEGNVPGVLYGGDELVQFYAQAIQFRPALYTPDACFIKINIEGKEYRAIVQESQWHPVSEMLLHVDLLELTAGKKVKMDIPVKTTGNAPGVANGGTLILKNPKLKVLALPKYMPEKLEIDISELKMGKSIKVGSIETDNFEILTSPIVTVVTVAIPRALRGKSEEELEAEEAEAAAAEAGDAPAE
- a CDS encoding M1 family metallopeptidase, which gives rise to MKKILTAFLLLSSFSAFAQEFTRQDSLRGSITPERAWWDLTHYHLKIEVIPEEKRITGSNTITYKVLEPKKTLQVDLQPPLKITKVTQNGTALDFTSEGNAHFVYLKQAQKVGETGAITVHYEGKPKEAVRAPWDGGFSWKKDSNGIDFIATSCQGLGASVWWPNKDHMYDEVEGMRISVEVPEHLADVSNGRLIGTDHNKKKKTKTYHWEVTNPINNYGVNLNIGDYVHWKEVYKGEKGDLDITYWALKPDEEKARETYKEVPRMLEAFEHWFGPYPFYEDGYQLVQAPYLGMEHQSSVTYGNGFQNGYLGRDLSATGWGLKFDFIIVHESGHEWFANNVTHKDHADMWIHESFTNYSESLFLDYHFGKAAGQEYVRGTRTSIGNQKPMIGPYGVNYSGYPGDVYYKGGNMLNTLRTIVNDDDKWRGVLRSIGEEFYHKTVTSDQLEKYMAQYLNLKLDGFFDQYLRDRRLPTLEYFFKDGTLNFRWMNTIRSFDMPVDVKMNGETVRINPKANWTRVATTATALSIDQNYYIGVLKSR
- a CDS encoding thiamine-binding protein — encoded protein: MHQINLGIQVVPIAAADQGYPIIDECIALIQKSGISYTVTPFETVLEGNYKEIMSLVHDIYERANTLSPETVINIRIHSKQNKDVVAKDKTDKF